The following proteins are co-located in the Neodiprion virginianus isolate iyNeoVirg1 chromosome 6, iyNeoVirg1.1, whole genome shotgun sequence genome:
- the LOC124307043 gene encoding ankyrin repeat and BTB/POZ domain-containing protein BTBD11 isoform X1 — protein MPVQQETGRRCRGDCTCLLCRELKSCKMSGSGLQDHGDTANFILRRAPPFADAVLPSRTCLWRQSQGEDHGKIVAAGQRVQVSVGEPVRKPEPPVKPPRRDVNPGGNDAEHRHRTVVYFGDTNRAQQKKDTDRLPRPDFVAELKKVQHETNDAGDEEPAIKLLTDCFSAPPDDSRPELNGNPEKRSSEETPANGRENHFARIQVKAGTTFDAPNEIVLNLSPSRADVLRIEEDQSSLEDYWSLPGDTTGFKADWSFVQQWRLRGPAGGGGREFYTAPYAKESPDSPQQTGTHNMVHMVAERDTDSVAPTPTPHHPHHSQHHHLSLHELRGLQRGPECTGNSSSDENRSSGHASMSDTGGHTSSSSPPHRHHRVHSPQALKVVPEDDRLSASVTQRNARMRSGQNRNRHRATPAKLQVPWSGSGLEDIKLAIQQLTMRSHTSTSTYSSLSGSESSEPAVRRLMRHSSLETINTNVTSADEFVWVDSHNRLVELQQLPWTHHDVLRVLQNGRTREHMERVSMETIPRLSYLLQRALVRVGRETQRLAKPLGLCSKHEIYSAFKIVLCPALADSCTKACLRAAAMFAVSGDQLKQSKGSRAGLQLPVGRFIRWMTDVKLGKMVHEYAAVYLAAGVENLLEEILLQCIPTEPHATLTATMLEHAIANNGDLWGLLQPYAHLNAGRIASGALAMPRWASVSSLGSNSSSRSGREAAGSTLEPSLLTTCVGSIPELTDLISKVAQSGRCPVPLTPRALNALFYYMRCSQLEHGERGSGIQELAYERAYVVLPPLVEWLRVATAHAEHRHGSILDDDDIGQAARLLLPGVDCPVRQICSEEVTLCSGRIDDAECTRRLTMEMAFKMLTSSRPELISQAIPLLPSTKLNTVNDNGYTALMLACINGDECAVVALLDAGADLNVESPAPLSSQVAGSPAKSVLVSGGPKNSPSPKNLGEHLFAASTKSANNLNISNSSGSTGSNVCCVQNGFNAETQHWTALTYTALLGNCTIARMLLERGAAVEGGAKLSEDKCTVTPLQVATAAGNHEMVALLLAHGAQPFLSTLIKDTFCYSGSAQRGCYSAVSVAAAHGQRATLNQLLFHPLTTSSRRSEKEVLSLEEILAEGNAGVQQHTAEGQGERNRDANGPAFSKSQIKMLQEAMYHSVESNHLAITMDLRSLGIGWTLHCWMHTLSTAHEMRLESVIDQLLQDFLQVCPEDYSTQFGQECLPLLFNIFRYSKKEATTLLLADIFSSCFGWEPIKPIRDTTLSSGSRIDPKFVNNPELSDVQFRVEGRVFYGHKIVLVTSSPRFRNMLSSKLCEGNPPIVQINDIRYHIFQMVMEFLYHGGCATLEVSQSDVLELMAAANFFQLDGLLRYCEAQCSAMINQNNIVSMYIHAKVYNAAQLLEYCQGFLLQNLMALLSYDDSVKRLLFAKKLPNHDVLAGLLLTLQARIKARKPQQPTNLNA, from the exons ATGCCCGTCCAGCAGGAGACGGGCAGGCGTTGTCGAGGCGACTGCACCTGTCTTCTCTGTCGCGAGCTGAAGAGCTGCAAAATGAGCGGTTCGGGGCTCCAGGACCACGGGGATACCGCGAACTTCATCCTTCGTCGGGCGCCGCCGTTCGCCGACGCTGTTCTTCCCTCGAGGACGTGTCTCTGGCGTCAGAGCCAGGGCGAGGACCATGGGAAGATCGTTGCCGCCGGTCAGAGGGTCCAGGTCAGCGTTGGAGAGCCCGTTAGGAAACCGGAACCGCCGGTCAAGCCACCGCGGCGGGACGTCAACCCTGGTGGAAACGACGCCGAACACAGACACCGGACCGTTGTCTATTTTGGGGACACCAACAGGGCGCAGCAAAAGAAGGACACTGATCGCCTGCCGCGGCCCGACTTCGTTGCCGAGCTGAAGAAGGTTCAGCACGAGACAAACGACGCCGGCGACGAGGAACCGGCGATTAAATTGCTGACCGATTGCTTTTCTGCTCCACCGGACGATTCTCGCCCCGAGCTCAATGGGAATCCTGAGAAACGATCTTCCGAGGAGACCCCGGCTAACGGCCGTGAGAACCACTTTGCTAGGATACAGGTGAAGGCTGGGACCACTTTCGACGCACCGAACGAAATTGTCCTCAACCTCAGCCCCAGCAGGGCCGACGTTCTTCGTATCGAGGAGGACCAGAGCTCCCTTGAGGACTACTGGTCTCTGCCTGGAGACACGACCGGATTCAAGGCCGACTGGAGTTTCGTTCAGCAGTGGCGACTTAGAgg ACCCGCTGGGGGCGGAGGCAGGGAATTTTACACTGCTCCCTACGCGAAGGAATCGCCAGACTCTCCTCAGCAAACGGGGACGCACAATATGGTCCACATGGTTGCCGAACGAGACACAGACAGCGTGGCACCGACGCCGACGCCCCATCATCCCCATCACTCCCAGCACCATCATCTCAGCCTGCATGAACTCCGCGGTCTTCAG CGGGGACCAGAATGCACGGGCAACAGTTCTTCGGATGAGAATCGGTCCTCTGGACATGCGAGCATGTCGGACACCGGAGGTCACACTAGCAGCAGTTCGCCCCCTCATCGTCACCACAGAGTTCACAGTCCACAAGCGTTGAAGGTTGTTCCAGAAGATGACCGTTTGTCAGCATCGGTAACCCAGCGTAACGCCAGGATGAGATCGGGACAAAATCGTAATCGGCACAGAGCTACTCCGGCAAAG CTACAGGTGCCGTGGTCAGGATCCGGACTGGAGGACATAAAGCTGGCTATTCAACAGCTGACGATGCGTTCTCACACCTCGACCTCGACGTACTCGTCGTTGAGCGGTTCCGAGAGTTCCGAGCCTGCGGTAAGACGGCTTATGCGTCACTCAAGCCTCGAGACGATCAACACCAACGTTACCAGTGCCGACGAATTCGTGTGGGTCGACTCGCACAACAGGCTTGTCGAGCTGCAGCAGCTTCCTTGGACCCATCACGACGTCCTCAGGGTCCTGCAGAACGGACGTACCAGGGAACACATGGAGCGTGTCTCCATGGAAACAATACCGCGATTATCGTACCTGCTTCAAAGGGCTCTCGTAAGAGTCGGCAGGGAGACTCAGAGGCTTGCCAAACCTCTCGGTCTTTGCAGCAAGCACGAAATTTACAGCGCCTTCAAAATTGTGCTTTGTCCAGCCTTGGCTGATTCTTGTACAAAG GCTTGCCTGCGAGCAGCAGCCATGTTCGCTGTGTCTGGGGACCAGCTGAAACAATCAAAAGGTTCGCGAGCAGGCCTGCAACTACCGGTCGGCCGTTTTATCAGATGGATGACGGACGTGAAATTAGGAAAAATGGTTCACGAGTACGCAGCTGTGTATTTGGCTGCTGGTGTGGAAAATCTTTTAGAAGAGATTTTGCTCCAGTGCATTCCGACGGAGCCTCACGCAACCTTGACCGCTACTATGCTGGAACACGCGATAGCGAACAACGGAGACTTGTGGGGGCTACTGCAGCCTTACGCGCACTTGAATGCGGGCCGAATCGCGTCTG GCGCACTCGCGATGCCTCGATGGGCCAGCGTCAGTTCTCTCGGTTCAAACTCATCCTCACGCAGCGGGCGAGAGGCTGCCGGTTCCACCCTTGAACCTTCGCTGCTGACGACTTGCGTAGGCTCCATACCTGAGCTTACCGATCTAATATCCAAAGTAGCCCAGTCCGGGCGTTGCCCGGTCCCATTGACGCCCAGGGCCCTGAACGCGCTCTTTTACTACATGAGATGCTCTCAG cTAGAGCACGGTGAGAGAGGTTCGGGTATCCAGGAACTCGCCTATGAGCGAGCGTACGTCGTTCTTCCACCGCTAGTCGAGTGGTTGAGGGTGGCTACAGCCCATGCCGAGCATCGGCACGGGAGTATTTTGGACGATGATGACATTGGCCAGGCAGCCAGGCTGCTTTTACCCGGTGTAGATTGTCCGGTTAGACAGATTTG TTCGGAAGAAGTCACTCTCTGCTCAGGGCGGATAGACGATGCCGAATGCACGCGACGTCTGACGATGGAAATGGCCTTTAAAATGCTGACCAGTTCGCGACCGGAATTAATATCTCAAGCAATCCCTCTGCTCCCATCGACGAAACTGAATACAGTCAACGACAATGGTTATACCGCTCTGATGCTGGCCTGTATAAACGGCGACGAGTGCGCGGTTGTTGCATTGCTCGATGCCGGGGCCGATTTGAACGTCGAGAGTCCCGCTCCGTTGTCGAGCCAAGTCGCGGGAAGTCCAGCCAAAAGCGTGCTGGTTTCAGGGGGGCCGAAAAATTCTCCATCTCCAAAAAATTTGGGAGAACACCTCTTCGCAGCCTCGACAAAAAGCGCCAACAATCTAAATATATCGAATTCGTCAGGCAGCACCGGCTCCAACGTCTGCTGTGTCCAGAACGGATTCAATGCAGAAACGCAGCATTGGACCGCCCTCACGTACACAGCTTTGCTGGGTAATTGCACGATAGCAAGAATGTTGCTCGAAAGAGGCGCCGCTGTTGAAGGAGGTGCTAAACTGAGCGAGGATAAGTGCACTGTTACGCCTCTCCAAGTGGCTACTGCTGCCGGTAATCATGAAATGGTTGCACTGCTCCTTGCTCATGGCGCGCAACCGTTTTTATCCACTTTGATAAAGGATACATTCTGCTATTCTGGTTCGGCACAAAGAGGGTGTTACAG CGCCGTATCGGTGGCAGCGGCACATGGCCAGAGAGCCACACTGAATCAGCTGTTATTCCATCCGTTAACTACTTCTTCAAGACGTAGTGAGAAGGAAGTTTTATCCCTAGAAGAGATTCTTGCCGAAGGAAACGCCGGTGTTCAACAACACACGGCTGAAGGACAAGGAGAAAGAAATCGAGATGCGAATGGTCCCGCCTTTAGTAAATCCCAAATTAAGATGCTGCAGGAAGCCATGTATCATAGCGTCGAGAGTAATCACCTAG CTATAACGATGGATCTACGTAGTCTCGGAATAGGCTGGACCCTTCATTGCTGGATGCACACTTTATCTACTGCACACGAAATGCGACTGGAATCTGTTATAGACCAACTGCTTCAAGACTTTCTTCAAGTCTGCCCTGAAGATTATTCGACACAATTTGGTCAGGAGTGTCTTCCACTtttgtttaacatttttaGGTACAGCAAG AAAGAAGCAACGACTCTTCTACTAGCTGATATATTCAGCAGTTGCTTTGGATGGGAGCCGATTAAGCCGATAAGAGATACCACGTTGTCAAGCGGTTCTCGAATTGATCCGAAATTCGTGAATAACCCGGAGTTGAGCGACGTTCAGTTCAGAGTTGAAGGGAGAGTATTTTATGGGCATAAAATAGTCCTCGTCACTTCTTCGCCACGGTTTAGAAACATGCTCAGTTCAAAATTGTGCGAAGGGAATCCACCGATTGTGCAGATAAATGATATTCGGTATCATATCTTTCAG atGGTTATGGAATTTTTGTATCACGGGGGTTGCGCGACATTGGAAGTCAGTCAAAGTGACGTCTTGGAACTTATGGCTgctgcgaatttttttcaactagaCGGTTTATTGAGATATTGCGAAGCTCAATGCTCCGCGATGATTAACCAGAACAATATAGTCTCCATGTACATTCACGCTAAG GTTTACAATGCAGCTCAGTTATTGGAATACTGTCAAGGATTTTTACTGCAAAATTTGATGGCTCTTTTATCGTATGATGACTCTGTGAAACGACTTTTGTTCGCTAAAAAATTGCCGAATCACGACGTGCTTGCAGGTCTGCTGCTCACTCTGCAGGCGCGAATAAAAGCGAGAAAACCTCAACAGCCGACCAATCTTAACGCTTAG